A window of Ptychodera flava strain L36383 chromosome 1, AS_Pfla_20210202, whole genome shotgun sequence contains these coding sequences:
- the LOC139136949 gene encoding patched domain-containing protein 1-like, whose protein sequence is MKFDCVEKRLCKLLERYGKFVASHPAWFIVVPLILSAVLGLGGLRLHQNTDTEYLFSPENGPAKKHRQQIEKHFDVDFDGGFLPDRKLEVGRYAHAFVVVKGEGSVLAEHVLEEIIRLHENVMNLTVTSDNTDYTFRDLCGKWKTECVDPNILLRLLDYNAGNIDLMTLSYPVTVLQNIEYFIGSDLGGVELQNSSDVIKSAKAMSVLYSLRSDQYDDISGQWEKAFIEFAKGYSSSEIKLTFFTSNTLDQDFVDIVLFTIPLLIQACLVLTVFSVLSCTMFDWVASKPVLATLGVVSAALAVGSSLVYCYSVEFPLPILS, encoded by the coding sequence ATGAAGTTCGATTGTGTCGAAAAACGTCTGTGTAAACTCCTTGAACGGTACGGGAAATTCGTCGCCTCGCATCCCGCCTGGTTTATCGTCGTCCCGTTAATTTTGTCGGCGGTACTTGGCTTAGGTGGGCTGCGTCTTCATCAAAACACGGACACCGAGTACCTCTTCAGTCCAGAAAACGGTCCCGCTAAAAAACATCGACAACAGATCGAGAAGCACTTTGACGTTGACTTTGACGGCGGTTTCCTGCCGGATCGTAAATTGGAAGTCGGACGGTATGCGCACGCGTTCGTTGTGGTTAAAGGCGAAGGAAGTGTATTGGCAGAACACGTATTGGAGGAAATCATCAGACTTCATGAAAATGTGATGAATTTGACAGTGACGTCAGACAACACTGACTACACATTTCGTGACTTATGTGGAAAGTGGAAGACAGAGTGCGTCGACCCTAATATTTTACTGAGGTTATTGGACTACAACGCAGGGAATATTGATTTGATGACGTTGTCTTATCCAGTCACTGTCCTTCAGAACATAGAATACTTTATAGGCAGCGATCTTGGCGGGGTTGAGCTGCAGAACAGCTCAGATGTCATAAAGTCGGCAAAAGCTATGTCCGTTCTCTACTCCTTGCGGTCGGACCAATACGATGATATCAGCGGTCAGTGGGAAAAGGCTTTCATTGAATTCGCCAAGGGTTACAGTTCATCTGAAATCAAACTCACGTTCTTCACGTCAAACACTCTGGATCAAGATTTTGTCGATATTGTACTGTTCACTATACCTCTCCTGATACAGGCGTGTCTCGTGTTGACGGTATTTTCTGTTCTGTCGTGTACGATGTTTGATTGGGTGGCCAGTAAACCAGTCCTAGCGACTCTGGGTGTTGTATCAGCTGCCCTGGCCGTTGGATCATCGTTGGTCTACTGTTATTCTGTGGAGTTCCCTTTACCCATCTTGTCATAG
- the LOC139136939 gene encoding patched domain-containing protein 3-like: MSLLYSLRSDELDDVSGKWEEAFVDFAQSYESRKIEVTFFTSKTLDHDFVDIVLYTIPLLIYACLVLTVFSVLSCTMFDWVTSKPVLATLGVVSAALAVGSSFGLLLFCGVPFTHLVIGMPFLTIGVGVDDMFIMIASWRSTSPHLSVRDRLGKTFSEAALSITITSITDALAFGIGAISNFPSVRIFCCYCGVAIVFDYIYQLTFFGGCMALIGRREKQNRHCVTFRKVVSKKEAPSTVYKLFCAGGVSRMPQNYEVDKSEHIIMKFFNEYYGPLITKKWFKVLTLFVYLGYLGASIFGCLQLSEGINTKQLALEGSYSVGYYDTQETYFRQYGPVVQMVITTPQNYSDASVQEEVRNVLEELQGTSYFHEGRSQTTQCWLLEYLQFLNQSGLSYNGEESFIYHLRVSFFKIQLFEHYELDVEFSLDNTTIESSRCLIISRNIANATVERKREFMDRSREIASSSWIPMLAYHPSFIFDDHFAAILPSTIQMF, translated from the exons ATGTCACTGTTGTATTCTTTGAGATCTGACGAACTTGATGACGTCAGCGGTAAATGGGAAGAAGCGTTCGTCGATTTTGCACAGAGCTACGAATCCAGAAAAATAGAGGTGACGTTTTTTACGTCCAAGACACTGGACCACGACTTCGTTGATATCGTGTTGTATACAATACCACTTCTGATATATGCGTGTCTCGTGCTGACCGTATTTTCTGTTCTGTCGTGTACGATGTTTGATTGGGTGACCAGTAAACCAGTTCTAGCGACTCTGGGTGTTGTATCAGCTGCCCTGGCCGTTGGATCATCGTTTGGTTTGTTACTATTCTGTGGCGTCCCCTTCACGCATCTTGTCATAGGAATGCCGTTTCTCACCATTG GTGTTGGAGTTGATGATATGTTCATCATGATAGCATCATGGCGTTCAACATCACCACATCTCTCAGTCAGAGATCGACTTGGAAAGACCTTTTCAGAAGCTGCATTGTCCATTACAATAACCAGTATAACCGACGCCTTGGCATTTGGTATTGGCGCCATTTCTAACTTTCCATCGGTTCGAATATTTTGTTGCTACTGCGGAGTGGCTATTGTCTTTGATTACATCTATCAGTTGACATTTTTCGGTGGCTGCATGGCCCTCATCGGTCGACGAGAGAAACAAAACAGGCACTGTGTTACTTTCAGAAAAGTTGTTTCCAAAAAGGAGGCGCCCTCTACGGTTTACAAGTTGTTCTGTGCCGGAGGAGTTTCGAGAATGCCGCAAAACTATGAAGTCGATAAGTCTGAACATATTATCATGAAGTTTTTCAATGAATATTACGGGCCACTCATAACCAagaaatggtttaaagttttaaCACTATTTGTATATCTTGGCTATCTGGGTGCCTCAATTTTTGGATGTTTACAATTGTCAGAAGGAATAAACACTAAACAGTTGGCATTAGAAGGCTCCTACAGTGTCGGTTACTACGACACACAAGAAACCTACTTCAGACAATATGGACCGGTTGTACAAATGGTGATAACAACTCCACAAAATTACTCTGACGCAAGTGTACAGGAGGAAGTCCGAAATGTTCTCGAAGAACTCCAGGGGACCTCGTATTTCCACGAAGGTAGATCGCAAACAACTCAGTGTTGGCTTcttgaatatttacaatttttgaatcaAAGCGGTTTATCGTACAATGGAGAAGAATCGTTTATTTATCATCTCCGTGtgagctttttcaaaattcaattgTTTGAACATTACGAACTCGATGTTGAATTTTCGCTTGACAACACAACTATCGAATCCTCAAGATGTCTCATTATATCTCGCAACATCGCGAACGCGACCGTGGAAAGAAAACGAGAATTCATGGACAGATCTAGAGAAATCGCATCATCATCGTGGATTCCAATGCTGGCCTATCACCCATCATTTATTTTTGACGATCATTTCGCTGCAATATTGCCAAGTACAATTCAAATGTTCTGA